A genomic window from Salvia miltiorrhiza cultivar Shanhuang (shh) chromosome 5, IMPLAD_Smil_shh, whole genome shotgun sequence includes:
- the LOC131026615 gene encoding cineole synthase 1, chloroplastic-like, giving the protein MCSVSIQMAIPRNLANHLHLHNSDIKSLKMSTSSRISTSADAARLRRLRCSSQLTADQLPTQRRSGNYSPSRWDADYIQSLHSDYKEERHMRRASELIMQVKMKLKKETDPIRQLELIDDLQRLGLSDHFQIEFKEILNSVYLDNKYYYEKGEMKEERDLYSTALAFRLLREHGFRVAQEVLDCFKNEEGEFKLSLFDDTRGLLQLYEASFLLTEGEDKLELAREFANKILQEKLNDKIDDDYLSTWIRYSLDIPIHWRIQRANASVWIDAYKRRNDINPSVLELAVLDLNMVQAQYQEELKQDLGWWRNTSIVEKLPFARDRLVECYFWTTGIVQPRQHANARITVGKVNALITTLDDVYDVYGTLEELEQFTEAIRRWDISSIDQLPSYMQLCFLALDNFVNDTAYDVLKEQGFNVIPYLRKTWRDLVEAYMIEAKWYHNGHKPNLEEYLNISWMSIGGHVILTHAFFRVTRALTKEASDTLYGYHDLVRWSSIILRLADDLGTSVDEVSRGDVPKSIQCYMSDNNASEAEAREHVKGLIAETWKKMNSDRVAKDSPFCQDFIGCAVDLGRMAQYMYHYGDGHGIQHPIIHRQMTGCLFRPFV; this is encoded by the exons ATGTGTAGCGTTTCAATACAAATGGCAATTCCTAGGAACCTAGCtaatcatcttcatcttcataaCTCAGACATCAAGTCTTTAAAAATGTCTACTAGTAGCAGAATCAGCACTAGTGCTGATGCTGCTCGTCTCCGCCGCCTGCGTTGCTCCTCGCAACTCACTGCTGATCAGCTACCAACACAGCGGCGATCTGGAAACTACAGCCCTTCCCGTTGGGACGCCGACTACATCCAATCGCTCCACAGTGATTATAAG GAAGAAAGGCACATGAGAAGGGCTTCTGAACTAATAATGCAAGTGAAGATGAAACTGAAGAAAGAAACTGATCCGATTCGACAGCTCGAGTTGATCGACGACTTGCAGAGGCTGGGTCTCTCGGACCATTTCCAGATTGAATTCAAAGAAATCCTAAATTCTGTATATTTGGACAATAAATACTATTACGAGAAGGGCGAGATGAAAGAAGAAAGGGATCTCTACTCGACGGCTCTTGCATTCAGACTCCTCCGAGAACATGGTTTTCGAGTTGCTCAAG AGGTGTTGGACTGTTTCAAGAACGAGGAGGGTGAGTTCAAGCTGAGCCTCTTCGACGACACCAGAGGATTGCTGCAGCTCTACGAAGCCTCTTTCTTGTTGACGGAAGGCGAAGACAAGCTCGAGCTAGCTAGAGAATTTGCTAACAAAATTTTGCAGGAAAAACTCAATGATAAAATAGATGATGACTACCTTTCGACGTGGATACGGTATTCTTTGGACATCCCAATTCATTGGAGGATTCAAAGGGCAAATGCAAGTGTGTGGATCGATGCATATAAGAGAAGAAACGACATAAATCCGTCGGTGTTGGAGCTTGCCGTGTTGGACCTTAATATGGTTCAAGCACAATACCAAGAAGAACTCAAACAAGACTTGGG gtggTGGAGAAATACGAGCATCGTTGAGAAGCTCCCCTTCGCGAGGGACAGGTTAGTGGAATGCTACTTTTGGACAACTGGGATCGTGCAGCCTCGTCAACATGCGAATGCGAGGATAACAGTGGGCAAAGTCAATGCTCTTATTACAACCCTAGATGATGTTTATGATGTCTATGGCACCTTAGAAGAACTCGAACAATTCACAGAGGCCATTCGAAG ATGGGATATCAGTTCAATCGACCAACTGCCAAGCTACATGCAATTGTGCTTTCTTGCATTGGATAACTTTGTCAACGACACAGCCTACGACGTTCTCAAAGAGCAAGGTTTCAACGTCATTCCTTATCTGCGAAAAAcg TGGAGGGATTTGGTGGAGGCATATATGATAGAGGCAAAATGGTACCACAATGGACACAAACCAAATTTGGAAGAGTATCTCAACATCTCATGGATGTCAATCGGAGGCCATGTTATTCTAACCCATGCATTCTTCCGAGTAACACGAGCTCTCACAAAGGAGGCTTCCGACACTCTCTACGGATACCACGATTTAGTTCGTTGGTCATCAATCATCCTGCGACTTGCTGATGATTTAGGCACCTCTGTG GATGAGGTGAGCAGAGGCGACGTGCCGAAATCAATCCAGTGCTACATGAGCGACAACAACGCCTCGGAGGCTGAGGCGCGAGAGCACGTGAAAGGGTTGATCGCGGAGACGTGGAAGAAGATGAACTCGGATAGAGTGGCGAAGGATTCTCCATTTTGCCAAGATTTCATAGGATGCGCGGTGGATTTGGGAAGAATGGCGCAGTATATGTACCACTACGGAGACGGCCATGGCATACAACACCCCATCATACATCGCCAGATGACCGGCTGCTTGTTCCGCCCTTTCGTCTGA
- the LOC130984925 gene encoding uncharacterized protein LOC130984925 — MGDERVKNEAMEIMGLFQLLPRLVVFDLDYTLWPFYCECRSKRDMPRVYPHAKGILYALKDKGVKIAIASRSPTPDIANTFLDKLGIKSLFVAQEIFSSRTHKIDHFQRIKRRTNIPYTEMLFFDDEDRNIEAVSNIGVTSILVGNGVNLGALRQGLSKFSQNQSCSERIKHGSRNLSKNSSSSETEEQ; from the exons atgggAGATGAGAGGGTGAAGAACGAAGCAATGGAGATTATGGGTCTGTTTCAGTTGCTGCCTCGCCTCGTCGTCTTCGATCTCGATTATACTCTCTGGCCTTTCTACTG CGAATGTCGGTCGAAACGGGATATGCCGAGAGTGTATCCTCATGCGAAGGGCATTCTCTACGCCCTCAAGGATAAAGGTGTTAAGATTGCAATTGCCTCAAGATCACCAACTCCTGATATAGCTAACACTTTTCTTGATAAATTGGGGATAAAATCATTGTTTGTTGCTCAG gAAATTTTTTCGAGCAGGACTCACAAGATTGATCATTTTCAAAGAATTAAAAGGAGGACCAACATTCCATACACTGAAATGCTATTTTTTGATGACGAGGATCGCAATATAGAGGCA GTTTCTAATATCGGTGTTACGAGCATCTTGGTTGGCAATGGCGTGAACCTGGGCGCTCTGAGACAGGGGCTGTCCAAGTTTTCACAAAACCAGTCGTGTTCGGAGAGAATCAAGCATGGCTCGCGGAACCTATCGAAAAACTCAAGCTCATCAGAAACGGAGGAGCAATAA
- the LOC131026618 gene encoding terpineol synthase, chloroplastic-like, translated as MSTIIMALAIPNKPTNCVHNFAKKGPKTPLPSCSLKLTSDYLSDDQSTRRSGNYTPTLWDFDRIQSLNSVFTEEKYSRRASELVVQVKKLLGEESNWFMQLELIDDLQKLGICYHFNHQINQVLNHIYLEKKYCNNSERDLCSTALAFRLLRQQGFRVSQEVFDDFKNDEGEFEPSLGENIEGLLQLYEASFLLTEGEITLEQARVFSTNLLQKKLDHGIMDEHLSSLVRRSLELPLHWSVQRPNARWFVDAYSKRSDVNPILLELAKLDFNIVQASYHQELKEVSRWWKETELAEKLPFARDRVVENYIWNVGLLFQPQYGYPRIMTTKLFILITTIDDVFDVYGTLEETQLFNDAILRWDVEILDHLPNYMQICYLALDSFINEMAYHVLKEQGILIIQDLRKFWADLCAAYAKEAEWYHTGYKPTMEEYIDVAWLSISAHLILAHVFFLISNPIEKEAAESLRNYDDVIRNSAMVLRLADDLGTSPFEMQRGDVPKAVECYMNETGASIEEAREHVMGMVRETWMKTNEESFKDSPFSQDFIRSAADLGRQAQYMYQHGDGHGMSNPQMEERISTLIFQPIV; from the exons ATGTCTACCATCATAATGGCTTTGGCGATTCCCAACAAGCCAACTAATTGTGTTCATAATTTTGCCAAAAAAGGTCCAAAAACGCCCCTACCTTCTTGCTCCCTCAAACTCACCTCTGATTATCTCAGTGACGATCAATCGACACGAAGATCGGGTAATTACACGCCTACCCTTTGGGATTTCGATCGTATTCAGTCACTCAACAGTGTATTTACG GAAGAGAAGTACAGCAGAAGGGCATCTGAGCTGGTTGTGCAAGTGAAGAAGTTGTTGGGTGAAGAATCCAATTGGTTTATGCAGTTGGAGTTGATTGATGACCTCCAAAAACTAGGAATATGTTATCATTTCAACCACCAAATCAACCAAGTCTTGAATCATATCTATTTGGAGAAAAAATATTGCAACAACTCCGAAAGGGATCTCTGCTCAACAGCTCTTGCCTTCAGACTCCTCAGACAACAAGGTTTTAGGGTTTCTCAAG AGGTGTTTGATGATTTCAAGAACGACGAGGGCGAGTTCGAACCGAGCTTGGGTGAGAATATAGAAGGACTGTTGCAACTGTATGAAGCTTCATTCCTCTTAACGGAAGGTGAAATTACTCTTGAGCAAGCGAGAGTGTTTTCCACAAATCTTCTGCAGAAAAAACTTGATCATGGAATAATGGATGAGCATCTCTCGTCGTTAGTTCGCCGTTCCCTTGAGCTTCCTCTGCATTGGAGCGTTCAGAGGCCGAACGCGAGATGGTTCGTCGACGCCTACTCGAAGAGATCAGATGTGAATCCCATTCTTCTCGAGCTTGCCAAATTGGATTTCAATATCGTTCAAGCATCATACCACCAAGAACTTAAAGAAGTCTCCAG aTGGTGGAAGGAAACGGAGCTGGCTGAGAAACTGCCGTTTGCGAGAGATAGGGTGGTGGAGAACTACATATGGAACGTGGGTTTGCTATTCCAACCTCAATATGGATATCCAAGAATCATGACGACCAAGCTTTTCATTTTAATAACAACAATTGATGATGTATTTGATGTCTATGGCACCTTGGAAGAAACACAGCTTTTCAACGACGCCATTCTAAG ATGGGATGTTGAAATATTAGATCATCTCCCAAACTATATGCAGATTTGTTATCTGGCGTTGGACAGCTTCATCAACGAGATGGCCTACCATGTTCTCAAGGAACAAGGCATTCTCATCATTCaagatttaagaaaattt TGGGCAGATTTATGTGCAGCATATGCAAAAGAGGCAGAGTGGTACCACACTGGTTATAAGCCAACAATGGAAGAATACATCGACGTCGCATGGCTTTCGATATCAGCTCATTTAATATTAGCTCATGTGTTTTTTCTCATCTCAAATCCAATTGAGAAGGAGGCTGCGGAGAGCCTGCGTAATTATGATGACGTAATTCGTAATTCAGCAATGGTTCTTCGCCTTGCAGATGATCTTGGAACATCACCG TTTGAGATGCAAAGAGGCGATGTGCCGAAAGCAGTGGAGTGCTACATGAACGAGACGGGAGCTTCGATTGAGGAGGCTCGCGAGCATGTGATGGGTATGGTAAGGGAAACATGGATGAAGACGAATGAAGAAAGCTTTAAAGATTCTCCATTCTCACAAGATTTTATCAGAAGCGCAGCTGATCTTGGCAGACAGGCGCAGTATATGTATCAACATGGAGATGGCCATGGAATGTCGAATCCACAAATGGAGGAACGCATCTCAACTTTGATATTTCAACCTATTGTTTAG